In bacterium, one genomic interval encodes:
- a CDS encoding CoB--CoM heterodisulfide reductase iron-sulfur subunit A family protein: MERIGVFICWCGSNIAGTVDVNALVEQLQKTPGVAHAQNYMYMCSDPGQEIIKSAIREKNLNRVVVASCSPRMHEKTFRKAAYLAGLNPFLVEIANIREQCSWVHQNEKETATKKAFNIILATMDKVRRNAALEAIRVPITRRALVIGAGIAGMTSALELASAGYEVVVVERGSQPGGKLRHISRTFPYHENASELIEERAKELASHENIRLMLNSEVKEVTGYVGNFEVTIETKGEDGPVVSKESLGAVVVASGYDLYPVKAMAEYGAGELPDVIDGLGFERLLKQSFESGEPVRRPSDGKPVKNVVFIQCSGSRDPAHHKPYCSRVCCLYTNKQAKLLAAQNPGAKSIISYMDIRTDCKLTEEYCQENIDKEGLVYVRGRVSKVWRDGGTLRLWTADTLTGEKLELEADLVVLAMAFEPAKGFDELSKIVRASVDNNGFFQESHIKLRPVESSTMGVYLAGAAQYPKDITDSVSQALAVSSKIQTLFASDELEQDPLVATVEPDICSACGLCVPVCPYGARTVDERARFSRVNEALCQGCGACVAACPNKACRLKNDSPVQVLGQIDVFTRSPGEGC, encoded by the coding sequence ATGGAAAGAATCGGCGTATTCATCTGCTGGTGCGGGTCGAACATAGCGGGCACGGTCGACGTGAACGCTCTTGTCGAGCAGTTGCAAAAGACCCCCGGCGTCGCCCACGCCCAGAACTACATGTACATGTGCTCCGACCCCGGTCAGGAGATAATAAAGAGCGCGATACGCGAGAAGAACCTCAACCGCGTCGTCGTCGCCTCCTGCTCCCCCCGGATGCACGAAAAAACTTTCCGCAAGGCGGCCTATCTCGCGGGCCTGAACCCCTTCCTCGTCGAGATAGCGAACATCCGCGAGCAGTGCTCCTGGGTCCACCAGAACGAAAAAGAGACAGCCACCAAAAAGGCCTTCAACATAATCCTCGCTACGATGGACAAGGTGCGTAGAAACGCCGCCCTCGAAGCCATCCGCGTCCCGATTACGCGGCGCGCGCTGGTAATCGGCGCGGGCATCGCCGGAATGACCTCGGCGCTCGAACTCGCTTCCGCCGGTTACGAAGTCGTGGTGGTCGAGCGAGGCAGCCAGCCCGGCGGGAAGCTCCGCCATATCTCCCGCACCTTTCCCTACCACGAGAACGCCTCCGAACTAATCGAGGAGCGGGCGAAAGAACTGGCGAGCCACGAGAATATCCGCCTGATGCTGAATAGCGAGGTAAAGGAAGTAACCGGCTACGTCGGAAACTTCGAGGTGACGATAGAGACGAAGGGGGAAGACGGGCCGGTCGTCTCGAAGGAGAGCCTCGGCGCGGTGGTGGTCGCCTCCGGCTACGATCTTTACCCGGTGAAGGCGATGGCCGAGTACGGCGCGGGAGAGCTTCCCGACGTAATCGACGGCCTCGGTTTCGAGCGGCTTTTGAAGCAGAGCTTCGAGAGCGGCGAGCCGGTCAGGCGTCCCTCGGACGGAAAACCCGTCAAAAACGTAGTCTTCATCCAGTGTTCCGGCTCGCGCGACCCGGCGCACCACAAGCCCTACTGCTCCCGCGTATGCTGTCTCTACACCAACAAGCAGGCGAAGCTCCTCGCGGCGCAGAACCCCGGCGCGAAGTCGATAATCTCCTACATGGATATCCGCACCGACTGCAAGCTCACCGAGGAGTACTGTCAGGAGAACATCGACAAAGAAGGGCTGGTCTACGTGCGCGGCAGGGTCTCGAAGGTCTGGCGCGACGGCGGCACCCTCCGCCTCTGGACTGCGGACACCCTCACCGGCGAGAAGCTGGAGCTGGAAGCCGATCTCGTGGTGCTGGCGATGGCTTTCGAGCCCGCGAAGGGGTTTGACGAGCTCTCGAAGATTGTCCGCGCCAGCGTGGACAACAACGGCTTCTTTCAGGAGAGCCACATCAAGCTTCGCCCGGTGGAAAGCTCAACCATGGGCGTCTACCTCGCGGGCGCGGCCCAGTACCCCAAGGACATAACCGATTCGGTTTCGCAGGCGCTGGCCGTCTCCTCCAAGATTCAGACCCTCTTCGCCAGCGACGAGCTTGAACAGGATCCGCTGGTCGCGACGGTCGAGCCGGACATCTGCTCCGCCTGCGGCCTTTGCGTCCCGGTCTGCCCCTACGGCGCGCGCACGGTGGACGAGCGGGCCCGCTTTTCGAGGGTCAACGAGGCGCTCTGCCAGGGGTGTGGCGCTTGCGTCGCCGCCTGCCCCAACAAGGCCTGCAGACTCAAGAACGACTCACCCGTTCAGGTCCTCGGGCAGATAGACGTTTTCACCCGGAGCCCCGGCGAGGGATGCTGA
- a CDS encoding DUF3795 domain-containing protein → MATFGDSYCGIYCGACSILVHSRTGRSDRFIDCCPKLPEGELACGGCKSDTVYTACRGCPLRNCSVGKGIEHCVDCTDYPCKDYKAWSSASRLLSHIKEAPGSLEAIKRGGTDGWAEAQIKRWSCSDCGTPFSWYAKVCSKCGRSLSAQAHALSGLKKLVCRIVLPLAYKRAKRKISGG, encoded by the coding sequence ATGGCGACTTTCGGCGATTCCTACTGCGGCATCTACTGCGGGGCGTGCTCGATTCTGGTTCACAGCCGGACAGGCCGGAGCGACAGGTTTATAGACTGCTGCCCGAAGCTGCCCGAGGGGGAACTTGCCTGCGGAGGCTGCAAGTCCGATACCGTTTACACAGCCTGCCGGGGTTGCCCGCTTCGGAACTGCTCTGTGGGCAAAGGGATAGAGCACTGCGTAGACTGCACCGATTATCCTTGCAAGGATTACAAAGCATGGAGTTCAGCCAGTAGGCTTCTCTCTCATATAAAGGAAGCTCCCGGGAGTCTCGAAGCGATCAAACGCGGCGGAACCGATGGCTGGGCGGAGGCGCAAATAAAGCGCTGGTCCTGCTCCGACTGCGGCACCCCGTTCTCATGGTACGCCAAAGTGTGCTCCAAATGCGGCCGTAGTTTATCAGCCCAGGCGCATGCCCTGTCGGGCCTGAAAAAGCTGGTATGCCGGATCGTTCTCCCGCTGGCGTACAAACGAGCAAAACGTAAAATCAGCGGGGGCTGA
- a CDS encoding 4Fe-4S dicluster domain-containing protein produces MLLKLDPSKIRCEEIRDIETIAADSVYKCYQCGKCSAACPAAPEMDMLPNQVIRYLQLGMYEKILESNTPWVCASCLQCMTVCPKGVDLAKIMEAVRTVHLRRGENKLNINKLDEEYKARAPQIAMIAGLRKFQSLS; encoded by the coding sequence ATGCTCTTGAAGCTAGACCCTTCCAAGATCAGATGCGAAGAGATTCGCGACATAGAGACCATAGCCGCCGACAGCGTCTACAAGTGCTACCAGTGCGGCAAGTGCTCCGCCGCCTGTCCCGCCGCGCCCGAGATGGACATGCTCCCCAACCAGGTCATCCGCTACCTCCAGCTCGGCATGTACGAGAAGATTCTTGAGTCCAACACCCCCTGGGTCTGCGCCTCCTGCCTCCAGTGCATGACCGTCTGCCCGAAGGGGGTAGACCTCGCGAAGATAATGGAGGCGGTGCGCACCGTTCACCTCCGCCGGGGCGAGAACAAGCTGAACATAAACAAACTCGACGAAGAATACAAAGCCCGGGCTCCGCAGATCGCCATGATCGCCGGCCTGCGCAAATTCCAGTCGCTGAGCTAG
- a CDS encoding disulfide reductase, with amino-acid sequence MKFKYFPGCTLYTKGKDFDDSGRAAAEKLGFSLEELDEWTCCGATFPLAADNNMALLSPSRALCNTLKAGEDRLVTLCAVCHNVLKRTNHVLKTDEARRNTVVSFLEESYDPKVEVTHYLEVLRDIIGFEKVAEKVEKPLAGLRIAPFYGCLLLRPAAEMGMDDPDRPTIFEGLIKALGAEVVDYPLKAECCGAFQVLNSEATATRCSAEILESARKNGADLIITACPLCQFNLEDRQKEIAETAAAFKPLPVLYFTELLMLALGGGKEAISKDRHCVDPFPALRARGLLE; translated from the coding sequence ATGAAATTCAAATACTTTCCGGGCTGCACCCTTTACACCAAGGGCAAGGATTTCGACGACTCCGGCAGGGCCGCGGCAGAAAAGCTGGGGTTTAGCCTCGAAGAGCTCGACGAGTGGACCTGCTGCGGGGCGACCTTTCCCCTTGCCGCCGACAACAACATGGCCCTCCTCTCCCCCTCAAGGGCTCTTTGCAACACCCTCAAGGCTGGAGAGGATAGGCTCGTCACCCTCTGCGCGGTCTGCCACAACGTCCTCAAGCGCACCAACCACGTTTTGAAGACGGACGAGGCCAGAAGAAACACCGTCGTCTCCTTCCTCGAAGAGAGCTACGACCCTAAGGTGGAGGTCACTCACTACCTCGAAGTGCTGCGCGACATCATCGGCTTTGAAAAGGTCGCGGAAAAGGTCGAAAAACCCCTCGCCGGACTGAGGATTGCACCCTTTTACGGCTGCCTGCTCCTTCGCCCCGCGGCGGAGATGGGAATGGACGACCCCGACAGGCCGACGATCTTCGAGGGGCTGATAAAGGCCCTCGGCGCGGAGGTCGTGGATTACCCGCTCAAGGCCGAGTGCTGCGGCGCCTTTCAGGTGCTGAACTCCGAGGCGACGGCGACCCGCTGCTCCGCCGAGATACTGGAATCGGCGAGAAAGAACGGGGCCGACCTGATAATCACCGCCTGCCCACTCTGCCAGTTCAACCTCGAAGACAGGCAAAAGGAGATCGCCGAAACGGCGGCCGCCTTCAAGCCCCTGCCGGTCCTCTACTTCACCGAGCTTCTGATGCTGGCGCTCGGCGGCGGCAAGGAAGCCATCTCGAAGGACCGCCACTGCGTCGATCCCTTCCCGGCGCTTCGCGCGCGCGGCCTTCTGGAGTAA
- a CDS encoding fumarate hydratase, which yields MRKVEVRLITEAIKHMAIESNVELGKDVLDAFERFSKSEKSETGRATLDQFVKNAEIARRDRMPLCQDTGFAVIFLELGQEVSLVGGGLEEAVNEGVRQGYAEGYLRKSIVKDPLRRVNTGDNTPAVIHTRIVPGDRVNITFAAKGGGSENMSGIAMLRPADGVEGVKKFVIERVDKAGPNPCPPTIVGVGIGGTFEVAALLSKKALLRPLGERHPDPFYAKLEEDLLYDINRLGIGPMGLGGSTTSLDVHVEYYPCHIASLPVAVNIQCHSSRHLHAEI from the coding sequence ATGAGGAAGGTTGAAGTGCGCCTCATAACCGAGGCGATAAAACATATGGCCATAGAGTCCAACGTCGAGCTTGGCAAGGACGTTCTGGACGCTTTCGAGAGGTTCTCGAAGAGCGAAAAGAGCGAGACGGGACGCGCCACGCTGGACCAGTTCGTGAAGAACGCCGAAATAGCCCGGCGGGACCGAATGCCGCTCTGCCAGGATACCGGCTTCGCCGTGATTTTTCTGGAGCTGGGGCAGGAAGTCTCCCTCGTTGGAGGTGGCCTCGAAGAGGCGGTCAACGAGGGCGTCCGGCAGGGCTACGCCGAAGGATACCTCAGAAAATCCATCGTCAAGGACCCTCTCCGCAGGGTCAACACCGGCGACAACACCCCAGCCGTCATCCACACCCGCATCGTCCCCGGCGACAGGGTGAATATAACCTTCGCCGCCAAGGGCGGCGGAAGCGAGAACATGAGCGGCATAGCCATGCTCCGCCCCGCCGACGGCGTAGAAGGGGTGAAGAAGTTCGTCATAGAGCGGGTGGACAAGGCCGGTCCCAACCCCTGTCCGCCCACGATAGTGGGCGTAGGCATCGGCGGCACCTTCGAGGTGGCGGCGCTTCTCTCCAAAAAGGCGCTCCTCCGTCCCCTCGGCGAGCGCCACCCCGACCCCTTCTACGCGAAGCTCGAAGAGGACCTCCTCTACGACATCAACCGCCTCGGCATCGGCCCGATGGGGCTCGGCGGCTCCACCACCAGCCTCGACGTGCACGTAGAATACTACCCCTGCCACATAGCCAGCCTCCCCGTTGCCGTAAACATCCAGTGCCACTCCTCGCGGCACCTTCACGCGGAAATATAG
- a CDS encoding FAD-dependent oxidoreductase, which yields MLRRLSGAELRGDGDPLLRRDTGIGEKERGRPDNHRLPTLPVQPRRQAKGDRRNGGRLQAPAGPLLHRASDAGARRRQGSHLEGPPLRRSLPGASRARPSGVTGVALTPEKPRVLVIGGGITGITAALDLAEAGNEVVMVERLPSVGGRMLQLSETFPTLDCAQCTLTPRTVETGQHPNIRLLAYSEVVGLEGEAGNFKVKIRRIPSYVDFKKCTGCGACQEACPKKVKTNPFERGVGVKKAIYTLSPQAIPNKPVIDAENCRFLTSGKCGVCKKICPVGAIDYEMKESFVEEEVSAVIVATGFDLYPMSALPEYGYGEIPDVIDGLAMERMCSASGPTGGEVRRPSDGKVPESVVFIQCVGSRDPAHHKPYCSRVCCMYTGKHARLYKHKVHHGKAFVLFMDVRATGKGYEEFIQQSVEEEGLVYLRGRVSRLYRDGEQIVVEGVDTLLGKAVEIRADMVVLATAIVPGPGQEELAKTLGIETDQSGFLKESHYKTGSMDTAKEGIFIAGCAQGPRDIADSSAHGSAAASRVQALLARSGRLFKNVERSPGFKETRSEKRDITSG from the coding sequence GTGCTGCGGCGCCTTTCAGGTGCTGAACTCCGAGGCGACGGCGACCCGCTGCTCCGCCGAGATACTGGAATCGGCGAGAAAGAACGGGGCCGACCTGATAATCACCGCCTGCCCACTCTGCCAGTTCAACCTCGAAGACAGGCAAAAGGAGATCGCCGAAACGGCGGCCGCCTTCAAGCCCCTGCCGGTCCTCTACTTCACCGAGCTTCTGATGCTGGCGCTCGGCGGCGGCAAGGAAGCCATCTCGAAGGACCGCCACTGCGTCGATCCCTTCCCGGCGCTTCGCGCGCGCGGCCTTCTGGAGTAACCGGCGTGGCGTTGACTCCGGAAAAACCAAGGGTTCTCGTCATCGGCGGGGGGATAACCGGCATCACCGCCGCCCTCGACCTCGCCGAGGCGGGGAACGAGGTAGTGATGGTCGAGCGCCTTCCCTCCGTCGGCGGGAGGATGCTCCAGCTCTCCGAGACCTTTCCCACCCTCGACTGCGCCCAGTGTACTCTGACGCCCAGAACCGTCGAGACCGGGCAGCACCCGAACATCAGGCTTCTCGCCTACTCCGAGGTCGTCGGCCTCGAAGGCGAGGCGGGGAACTTCAAGGTAAAGATTCGCCGCATCCCCTCCTACGTGGACTTCAAGAAGTGCACCGGCTGCGGCGCGTGCCAGGAAGCCTGCCCGAAGAAGGTGAAGACCAACCCTTTCGAGCGCGGCGTCGGCGTCAAGAAGGCGATCTACACCCTTTCCCCACAGGCGATACCCAACAAGCCGGTAATAGACGCCGAAAACTGCCGCTTCCTCACCTCCGGCAAGTGCGGAGTCTGCAAGAAGATATGCCCCGTCGGCGCAATCGACTACGAGATGAAGGAATCCTTCGTCGAAGAGGAGGTTTCGGCGGTCATCGTCGCCACCGGTTTCGATCTTTACCCTATGAGCGCCCTCCCCGAGTACGGTTACGGCGAGATACCCGACGTAATCGACGGGCTCGCGATGGAGCGCATGTGCTCCGCCTCGGGTCCCACCGGCGGCGAGGTGAGAAGACCCTCCGACGGAAAGGTCCCCGAGTCGGTGGTCTTCATCCAGTGCGTCGGCTCCCGCGACCCGGCCCACCACAAGCCTTATTGCTCGCGCGTTTGCTGCATGTACACCGGCAAGCACGCACGCCTCTACAAGCACAAGGTCCACCACGGCAAGGCCTTTGTCCTCTTCATGGACGTCCGCGCCACCGGCAAGGGCTACGAGGAGTTCATCCAGCAGTCGGTCGAGGAGGAAGGTCTGGTCTACCTGCGCGGCAGGGTGAGCAGGCTCTACCGCGACGGTGAGCAGATAGTGGTCGAGGGCGTGGATACGCTGCTCGGAAAGGCCGTCGAAATTCGCGCCGACATGGTCGTGCTCGCCACCGCGATAGTCCCCGGCCCCGGCCAGGAAGAGCTTGCGAAAACGCTCGGCATCGAAACCGACCAGAGCGGTTTTCTGAAGGAATCCCACTACAAGACGGGCTCGATGGACACCGCGAAGGAAGGGATCTTCATCGCGGGCTGCGCGCAGGGCCCCCGGGACATAGCGGACTCCTCGGCCCACGGCTCCGCCGCCGCTTCAAGGGTTCAGGCTCTTTTGGCGAGATCCGGGAGGCTTTTTAAAAACGTCGAGAGAAGCCCGGGTTTCAAGGAGACGCGGAGCGAGAAGCGAGACATAACAAGTGGTTAG
- the mdh gene encoding malate dehydrogenase, with product MGRSKITVVGGGFVGATAAHWAAAKELGDVVLIDIVEGMPQGKGLDLFQASPVEGFNSKVIGTNNYADTKGSDVVIITAGIPRKPGMTRDDLLSTNYKIVSSVTAEIAKYSPDAVIIVVSNPLDAMAYAALKVSGFPKNRVVGMAGVLDTARFRAFISMETGVSVEDIQAFVLGGHGDTMVPLVRYCSVGGIPLSKMLPADRVEALVERTRNGGAEIVNLLKTGSAFFAPSAAAVQMAEAVVRDQKRILPCAAYLEGEYGYNGIYLGVPCLLGAGGVERVIEIDLDPAEKSALDKSAEAVRELVVKLPS from the coding sequence ATGGGCAGAAGCAAGATAACCGTCGTCGGCGGCGGCTTCGTAGGGGCCACCGCGGCCCACTGGGCGGCGGCAAAGGAACTTGGCGACGTCGTACTGATCGACATCGTGGAAGGGATGCCCCAGGGCAAGGGACTGGACCTTTTCCAGGCTTCCCCCGTCGAGGGTTTCAACTCGAAGGTCATCGGCACCAACAACTACGCCGATACCAAGGGCTCCGACGTGGTCATCATCACCGCCGGCATCCCCCGCAAGCCCGGCATGACCCGCGACGACCTTCTCAGCACCAACTACAAGATCGTCTCCAGCGTCACCGCGGAGATTGCGAAATACTCTCCCGACGCCGTGATAATCGTCGTATCCAACCCCCTCGACGCGATGGCCTACGCTGCCTTGAAAGTCTCCGGCTTTCCGAAAAATCGCGTCGTAGGCATGGCCGGGGTGCTCGACACCGCCCGCTTCCGCGCCTTCATCTCTATGGAGACCGGCGTCAGCGTCGAAGACATCCAGGCCTTCGTGCTCGGCGGCCACGGCGATACGATGGTCCCGCTCGTCCGCTACTGCAGCGTCGGCGGCATTCCGCTTTCAAAGATGCTTCCCGCCGACCGCGTCGAGGCCCTCGTCGAGCGCACCCGTAACGGCGGCGCGGAGATAGTCAACCTCCTGAAGACCGGAAGCGCCTTCTTCGCCCCCTCCGCCGCCGCGGTGCAGATGGCCGAGGCCGTCGTACGCGACCAGAAGCGCATCCTCCCCTGCGCGGCCTACCTCGAAGGCGAGTACGGCTACAACGGAATCTACCTCGGCGTGCCTTGCCTCCTCGGAGCGGGCGGCGTCGAGAGAGTCATCGAGATCGACCTCGATCCCGCCGAGAAAAGCGCCCTGGACAAGAGCGCCGAGGCGGTGCGCGAACTCGTGGTAAAACTGCCCTCCTGA
- a CDS encoding PDZ domain-containing protein: MIRKFFALFALTLLLPVLAAWAQDNPRETPVVRAVKKAVPSVVGISAEIETGGSPFTGIDPFFDRFFRDFFGDFPAERGRSEASLGSGVLIDNKGHILTNEHVIHGATKITVNFTGGESAPATLVGADSATDLAVLRVEPKKWMRPVELGRSSDLMIGETVIAIGNPFGLAHTVTTGVVSAVGRTVQGGDKRTYTDFIQTDASINPGNSGGPLLNIMGDLVGINAAIYQSAEGIGFAIPVDKAKRIYSDLINYGEVHRAWLGVQVQEVDDSLADYFKMKSPYGVVVKRVFEDGPAQQAGIRSGDVILAIDGKKIEGRGDYSGRLAGYTAESDMALSVLTKGSERVVMVHTRQMPEEFAKNLARTWLGIKAVKNTDRLVDRFGLATKKGMVILEVSKKSTAEEAGFEPGDVIHSINDTPVEDEEAFREAILSASLRETVVMVIQRGRRGYHVTLNP; this comes from the coding sequence ATGATCAGGAAATTTTTTGCGCTTTTTGCCCTGACGCTTCTTCTGCCGGTTTTGGCCGCTTGGGCGCAGGACAATCCGAGGGAGACGCCGGTCGTGCGGGCGGTCAAGAAAGCCGTGCCCTCGGTAGTGGGCATCTCGGCCGAGATCGAGACGGGAGGCTCGCCCTTCACAGGAATCGACCCCTTCTTCGACCGATTCTTCCGGGATTTTTTCGGCGATTTCCCCGCCGAGAGAGGGAGGAGCGAGGCGAGCCTCGGCTCCGGCGTCCTTATCGACAACAAGGGCCACATCCTCACCAACGAGCACGTAATCCACGGCGCGACGAAGATAACCGTAAATTTCACCGGAGGAGAGTCGGCCCCGGCGACCCTCGTCGGCGCGGATTCCGCCACCGATCTCGCCGTGCTGCGCGTCGAGCCAAAAAAATGGATGCGCCCGGTAGAACTCGGCAGAAGCTCCGACCTCATGATCGGGGAGACCGTCATAGCCATCGGCAACCCCTTCGGCCTCGCCCATACCGTCACCACCGGTGTCGTAAGCGCCGTCGGCCGCACCGTTCAGGGGGGCGACAAACGCACCTACACCGATTTCATCCAGACCGACGCCTCCATCAACCCCGGCAACTCCGGCGGCCCGCTCCTCAACATAATGGGCGATCTCGTCGGCATCAACGCCGCCATCTACCAGAGCGCCGAGGGGATAGGCTTCGCCATTCCCGTGGACAAGGCCAAAAGAATCTACTCCGACCTCATTAATTACGGCGAGGTCCACCGGGCGTGGCTGGGGGTACAGGTGCAGGAGGTGGACGATTCTCTCGCGGACTACTTCAAGATGAAGTCTCCCTACGGCGTGGTGGTGAAGAGGGTCTTCGAGGATGGCCCCGCGCAGCAGGCGGGGATACGGAGCGGCGACGTTATTCTGGCGATCGACGGCAAGAAGATAGAGGGCAGGGGGGATTACTCCGGAAGGCTCGCGGGCTACACCGCCGAATCCGACATGGCGCTGTCCGTCCTGACCAAGGGAAGCGAGCGGGTGGTAATGGTCCATACTCGCCAAATGCCCGAAGAGTTCGCCAAAAACCTCGCCCGAACCTGGCTGGGGATAAAGGCGGTGAAGAACACCGATCGGCTGGTCGACCGCTTCGGGCTGGCCACCAAAAAGGGAATGGTGATTCTCGAAGTCTCGAAGAAAAGCACCGCCGAAGAGGCGGGGTTCGAGCCCGGAGACGTCATACACTCGATAAACGACACGCCGGTGGAGGATGAGGAGGCGTTCCGGGAGGCGATATTGTCGGCGAGTCTGAGGGAGACGGTGGTGATGGTGATTCAGAGGGGAAGACGAGGATACCACGTAACTTTGAATCCCTGA
- a CDS encoding NAD+ synthase, whose product MLRLFLHQMNPTVGAVSENGELIAEGIRHAKKMGADIYVSPECALCGYPPEDLLFTPSFLKANKKALADIAAGTKGIIAIVGFPYHNDDLYNAAAVFCDGEQVGIVKKSILPNYGVFDENRYFQEGARPVILNINGAVVGVTICEDIWYPSGPAREQALWGGAHLIINLSASPYNVGKTGLRERMLSTRASDNGVYLAFCNMVGGQDEIVFDGQSGVYAPGGEMIARGLPFEQDFVVADVNPETVDLHRLKDPRRRVAMRTEQKSELEVISLPDYRLTDKPPLPLRDFTPPCEEEEIYRALVLGCRDYATKNGFKKALLGLSGGVDSALTASIAVDALGAKNVVGVTMPSRYSSEGSKSDSEELARNLGIEFRTIPIEKPFSAFLESLTPHLDNDASGVVEENMQARVRGIILMALSNKYGWLLLSTGNKSETSVGYCTLYGDMAGGFSLLKDVPKTLVYALSCWRNGEAGKPWIPEASIEKEPSAELRPGQRDSDSLPPYEVLDPVLKTLVEEEGDLTGTVNLYGQETVARVAALLYANEYKRRQAPPGVKITPRAFGKDRRFPITNRFKRF is encoded by the coding sequence ATGCTTAGGCTCTTTTTGCACCAGATGAACCCGACTGTGGGCGCGGTGAGCGAAAACGGCGAGCTCATCGCCGAGGGCATACGCCACGCCAAAAAGATGGGCGCCGACATTTACGTATCGCCGGAGTGCGCTCTTTGCGGCTATCCGCCGGAAGACCTCCTCTTCACTCCCTCCTTCCTGAAGGCCAACAAAAAGGCGCTGGCCGATATCGCCGCGGGGACGAAGGGCATCATCGCGATAGTCGGCTTTCCCTACCATAACGACGACCTCTACAACGCCGCCGCCGTCTTCTGCGACGGCGAGCAGGTCGGCATAGTCAAAAAATCCATCCTCCCGAATTACGGCGTCTTCGACGAAAACCGCTATTTTCAGGAGGGGGCCAGGCCGGTAATTCTGAATATAAACGGCGCGGTCGTAGGGGTTACCATCTGCGAGGATATCTGGTACCCCTCCGGGCCCGCCCGTGAGCAGGCCCTCTGGGGAGGCGCGCACCTCATCATCAACCTTTCGGCTTCCCCCTACAACGTCGGCAAGACCGGCCTTCGCGAGAGGATGCTCTCCACAAGGGCCTCCGACAACGGCGTCTACCTCGCCTTCTGCAACATGGTCGGCGGGCAGGACGAGATAGTCTTCGACGGCCAGAGCGGCGTCTACGCCCCCGGCGGTGAGATGATCGCGAGGGGGCTTCCCTTCGAGCAGGATTTTGTGGTCGCCGACGTGAACCCCGAGACCGTGGACCTTCACCGGCTGAAAGACCCGCGCCGGAGGGTGGCCATGCGCACGGAACAAAAGAGCGAGCTGGAGGTGATTTCCCTGCCGGATTACCGGCTTACGGACAAGCCTCCCCTACCGCTGCGCGACTTTACGCCCCCCTGCGAAGAGGAGGAGATATACCGGGCGCTGGTCCTCGGCTGCAGGGACTACGCAACCAAGAACGGCTTCAAGAAGGCGCTTCTGGGTCTCTCCGGCGGTGTCGATTCCGCCCTCACCGCTTCGATTGCGGTGGACGCCCTCGGCGCGAAGAACGTCGTCGGGGTCACCATGCCTTCGCGCTACTCCAGCGAGGGGAGCAAGAGCGACAGCGAGGAGCTTGCCCGCAACCTCGGCATCGAATTCAGGACAATCCCCATCGAAAAGCCCTTTTCGGCCTTTCTCGAAAGCCTCACCCCTCATCTCGATAACGACGCCTCGGGAGTTGTCGAGGAAAACATGCAGGCCAGAGTACGCGGCATAATCCTGATGGCGCTCTCCAACAAATACGGCTGGCTGCTCCTCTCGACGGGAAACAAGAGCGAAACCTCGGTGGGGTACTGCACCCTCTACGGCGACATGGCGGGCGGCTTCAGCCTGCTGAAAGACGTGCCAAAAACCCTCGTCTACGCCCTCTCCTGCTGGAGAAACGGCGAGGCGGGAAAGCCGTGGATTCCCGAGGCCTCCATAGAGAAAGAGCCAAGCGCCGAGCTTCGCCCCGGCCAGCGCGACAGCGATTCGCTCCCCCCCTACGAGGTGCTCGACCCTGTACTTAAGACCCTTGTGGAGGAAGAGGGAGACCTTACCGGGACGGTGAACCTCTACGGGCAGGAGACGGTCGCTCGGGTGGCCGCGCTTTTGTACGCCAACGAGTACAAGCGAAGGCAGGCCCCGCCGGGAGTAAAGATAACGCCGAGGGCTTTCGGAAAGGACCGAAGGTTTCCGATAACAAACCGCTTCAAACGGTTTTAG
- a CDS encoding Fe-S-containing hydro-lyase: protein MSSEPRRLSTPLSAADVDSLRSGDQVLLSGVLYTARDAAHARLVELIKKGETLPFDPAGQVIYFVGPTPPPPGKVIGSCGPTTSYRMDPYSPYLIEKGLRGMIGKGKRSPEVVDAMKTHGAVYFGATGGAGALIAGCVKESEIVAYEDLGPEAIRRLVVKDFPLVVIIDRYGDDLYQRGRAQYEEKD, encoded by the coding sequence ATGAGTTCCGAGCCAAGACGCCTCAGCACGCCCCTTTCCGCCGCCGACGTGGATTCGCTTCGTAGCGGCGATCAGGTGCTCCTCAGCGGAGTCCTCTACACCGCCCGCGACGCAGCCCACGCGAGGCTGGTCGAGCTGATTAAAAAGGGGGAAACCCTCCCCTTCGACCCGGCGGGGCAGGTAATTTATTTCGTAGGGCCGACGCCTCCGCCCCCCGGCAAGGTCATCGGCTCCTGCGGCCCCACCACCAGCTACCGGATGGACCCCTACAGCCCCTACCTGATTGAAAAGGGACTTCGCGGGATGATAGGCAAGGGAAAGCGCTCTCCTGAAGTCGTGGACGCGATGAAGACCCACGGCGCGGTGTACTTCGGAGCCACCGGCGGGGCGGGGGCCCTCATAGCCGGGTGCGTGAAGGAATCCGAAATCGTCGCCTACGAGGACCTCGGCCCGGAGGCCATCCGCCGCCTCGTCGTGAAAGACTTTCCTTTAGTGGTTATTATAGACAGGTACGGGGACGATCTCTATCAGCGCGGACGGGCGCAGTACGAAGAAAAGGATTAG